From Schizosaccharomyces pombe strain 972h- genome assembly, chromosome: II, the proteins below share one genomic window:
- the pkr1 gene encoding V-ATPase assembly factor Pkr1, whose protein sequence is MSYWVELWESIFTPGVTPVLAKSAHVACGALVAVFLGLYIGTKSIHCLILFFLAICLWLSLTWFLVELAHARVNNDLQMSSQSANKNDDNSNNQNPSNNKEMSDKESDSATTTQTFSVPEELLRARTTANNS, encoded by the exons ATGTCGTATTGGGTGGAACTATGGGAATCAATTTTCACACCAGGTGTCACACCTGTATTGGCTAAGTCAGCACACGTAGCCTGTGGTGCACTTGTCGCTGTTTTTCTTGGACTTTATATAGGTACAAAAAGTATTCATTGTCTCATCTTATTTTTCCTGGCAATCTGTTTGTGGCTGTCGCTAACATG GTTTTTGGTTGAGCTTGCACATGCTCGAGTTAATAACGATTTGCAGATGTCGTCTCAAAGTGCCAATAAAAATGACGACAACTCAAACAATCAAAATCCTTCTAATAACAAAGAGATGTCTGATAAAGAATCAGATTCCGCGACCACTACTCAGACTTTTTCTGTTCCTGAAGAGCTTTTGAGAGCTCGTACAACTGCCAATAATAGTTAG
- the med14 gene encoding mediator complex subunit Med14, translating to MEPPAIPHITEGFYPLPEIVETFSHHVLQELVSLAEVLPSMSNVEKKKKILDWLLRSRAFTMRLLVLARWVHLSPSVHRCIDVVAFLQGQKFCFQNLVHVLQDIRYQLSFARLRNSDLVTALDILSTGTSLRLANAPTSKLYMLSESPLSTKQILQTLHALNMLIRIRLSLYEIIPTPFQHFTIANGRCTFTVPNEFSVSLTTNSQDPKSTGISFQWIVVDFQFHLPDFSSTPAKYRVFIELHLNEEIAAAFVLQKPILPLIYNILHKFCLYQRLNLLSQQTFQLSRESWLGHLRGVYDEKPPRLRLYYWPQLNVKKEGKPGKIGHYIHIFVNTQPISAFERTLSSKRSSCEYDHFLLLVEWHHDGIVEHVPLDDHMDAQHLLLLITQKHAQLILEQIRKELHPNIFSEHVGGGLKIHVFDNEIIVKVNSVTGRLVLSSSASPLSPPRHLRAAEKNIALNTQPPAQILNRLYFFCIQTQLLEVAQCAELHAVQGYYSFPYLTFSKGKWRKDGDSLWVLAYNVESNSWSVRLLNAAGQTLYTQDVHTTKGTLSIESFSRLSYLLEVQILLFNVQTACQARGMPFEYLPIPPKALIEDDFTTYVQTGCLCIMMPSSNEDMLPVVFVRAHDGQLIFDSRIKGKLPYQSETETEKNCYIDWRTGRITIRVQNFSSFEKTWIGLLKLVALSKTSAFNVDCITLKHVDFTYLDDEKFRATIHDDNTFTLHFFNRHSPFHLISQFLQDTFSDGPSAIQPLRVIMDRTRGVLVAQELGYVVLARSLRQYRIILSKNHGIQVLLNRHGCILQDLSYLSADSRYLEGTQTLTSQWEPCSWLNTVWEGDLGDDELNGQIEAAPEMHLIKMNKTADLTAILKRILAISRKK from the coding sequence ATGGAACCGCCTGCGATTCCACACATTACAGAAGGATTTTATCCTCTTCCTGAGATAGTAGAAACTTTTAGTCATCATGTGTTACAAGAATTGGTGTCTTTAGCCGAAGTTCTACCCTCTATGTCAAATGTcgagaaaaagaaaaagatctTAGATTGGTTATTACGTTCGCGCGCTTTCACTATGCGTTTGCTAGTTTTAGCGCGTTGGGTACATCTATCTCCTTCAGTTCATCGATGCATAGATGTTGTAGCCTTTCTTCAAggtcaaaaattttgcttcCAGAATTTAGTTCATGTGTTACAAGATATTCGTTACCAGTTGTCATTTGCACGTCTACGCAACTCAGATTTAGTTACTGCATTAGATATTTTGTCAACTGGCACGAGTCTTCGTCTAGCAAATGCTCCCACTTCAAAATTATACATGCTATCTGAATCACCGCTAAGTACCAAACAAATACTTCAAACCCTTCATGCTCTTAACATGCTTATTAGAATTCGTCTTAGTctttatgaaattattcCGACACCATTTCAACATTTCACAATTGCTAATGGTCGTTGCACATTTACTGTTCCCAATGAGTTTTCAGTGTCTTTGACAACCAATTCCCAAGATCCTAAATCTACCGGTATTTCATTCCAGTGGATTGTTGTTgactttcaatttcatcttcctgatttttcttctactCCCGCAAAATATCGGGTTTTTATAGAATTGCATCTCAATGAAGAAATCGCTGCTGCATTCGTTCTACAAAAGCCCATCCTACCTTTAATATATAATATCCttcataaattttgtttatatcaGCGCCTTAATTTATTGTCACAACAAACTTTTCAACTATCCAGAGAAAGTTGGTTAGGGCATTTGCGCGGTGTCTATGATGAAAAGCCCCCACGGCTACGTCTATACTATTGGCCCCAATTAAAtgtgaaaaaagaaggaaaaccCGGAAAAATTGGTCATTATATTCatatatttgtaaatactCAACCCATATCCGCCTTTGAGCGTACCCTTAGCTCTAAGAGATCCAGTTGTGAATAtgatcattttttattactcGTTGAATGGCACCATGATGGCATTGTTGAACATGTACCATTAGATGATCATATGGATGCTCAGCATCTACTATTATTAATTACCCAAAAACACGCTCAACTTATTCTGGAACAAATCCGTAAGGAGCTTCACCCAAATATATTTAGTGAACATGTTGGTGGTGGTCTAAAAATTCATGTCTttgataatgaaataattgtCAAGGTGAACAGCGTTACCGGCAGGCTCGTGCTGTCGAGTTCGGCTTCACCTTTATCACCTCCCAGGCATCTTCGTGCtgctgaaaaaaatattgcttTGAATACGCAACCTCCCGCCCAAATCTTGAATCGGTtgtatttcttttgtatACAAACGCAGCTATTAGAAGTTGCCCAGTGTGCTGAGTTGCATGCAGTTCAAGGTTACTATTCTTTCCCTTATCTTACATTCTCCAAAGGTAAATGGAGAAAAGATGGCGATTCCCTATGGGTACTCGCGTACAACGTTGAATCCAACTCTTGGTCTGTTAGATTGTTGAACGCTGCGGGTCAAACTCTCTACACCCAAGATGTTCATACTACAAAAGGTACTTTAAGTATTGAAAGTTTTAGCCGTCTTTCGTACCTATTGGAAGTCCAAATACTTTTATTCAATGTTCAAACTGCTTGCCAAGCTCGTGGTATGCCTTTTGAATATTTGCCTATTCCACCAAAAGCCCTAATTGAAGATGACTTTACTACATACGTCCAAACAGGATGCTTATGTATTATGATGCCATCGTCTAATGAAGATATGCTTCCTGTGGTTTTCGTTCGCGCGCATGACGGGCAGTTAATTTTTGACTCCCgaataaaaggaaaattgcCGTATCAGTCTGAGACTGAAACTGAAAAGAACTGCTACATAGATTGGAGAACCGGTCGTATTACCATTCGTGtgcaaaatttttcatctttcGAAAAAACATGGATTGGATTACTTAAACTTGTTGCTTTGTCTAAAACATCTGCATTCAATGTAGATTGTATCACGTTAAAGCATGTGGACTTTACATATCTCGATGATGAGAAATTTAGGGCTACAATTCATGACGACAACACTTTTAcccttcatttttttaatcgaCATAGTCCGTTTCATCTAATTTCTCAGTTTTTGCAGGATACATTTTCTGATGGGCCCTCAGCTATTCAACCATTACGCGTAATTATGGATAGAACGAGAGGTGTTTTAGTAGCTCAAGAATTGGGCTACGTTGTTTTGGCTCGATCTCTGCGTCAGTACAGAATTATCCTATCCAAAAATCATGGCATTCAAGTTCTTTTAAATCGCCATGGATGTATACTCCAAGATTTATCCTACTTATCTGCCGATTCCCGATACTTGGAAGGAACTCAGACTTTGACGTCTCAATGGGAACCTTGTTCATGGCTTAATACTGTTTGGGAAGGTGACTTGGGTGATGATGAGCTTAATGGTCAGATTGAGGCCGCTCCCGAGATGCACTTAATAAAGATGAACAAAACGGCTGATTTAACAGCCAttctaaaaagaattttagCGATCTctcgaaaaaaatga
- a CDS encoding uncharacterized protein (conserved fungal protein): MKMSYLRSGIVGFLAGASLSYAAGVQALISTSKQNKDELLTATEALETDKQLYKKIEKKIEELESSCVKKSSWEIQESEWKAMFQTMRVEYLELLEKQKTLGEVLNKLVEDRQTKFQF; this comes from the exons ATGAAGATGTCGTATCTACGAAGTGG AATCGTAGGGTTTCTTGCAGGTGCGAGTTTGAGCTATGCTGCCGGGGTCCAGGCATTGATTTCCACCAGTAAACAGAACAAAGACGAGCTCTTAACTGCAACTGAAGCGTTAGAAACTGATAAACAACTTTATaagaaaatagaaaaaaagattgaagaATTAGAGTCAAGCTGtgtcaaaaaaagtagttGGGAAATTCAGGAAAGCGAATGGAAGGCTATGTTCCAGACAATGCGTGTTGAATACTTGGAACTACtggaaaaacaaaagactCTAGGGGAAGTACTAAATAAGCTTGTTGAAGATCGGCAAACAAAATTCCAGTTTTGA
- the ssr4 gene encoding SWI/SNF and RSC complex subunit Ssr4: MAATMAAQSLLSIPVEYRSQVWCRANLPYPPAPQLPIPAVVDILTKASQALPQISFSWTLIDQPPDGSLFLVWQAPTLPSPPDGMHFMSNERFFNMDVAGKVLEIHEAKHGFYPLSETRTMHVRCRYRLLGVGFDNFWLVHYFQGSETDSIPANISVAKPPHLRRYPLPDVKTSPFLLQEPKKHIPEGTALSQRETLPNMGSAQMKSQSRTPSFSNVTTSPVPPINSNATAQTAEGHMGATNMTVDNMNKPSIPPNGNTSILMQEDLEIEKGDVMDKLSPQQICTARFIKHAEWMSQVLLTLQSVKDIEPPALWQEPNSMEELGKELKDNKEQLVKQDQKYQSLQGDLSYTDSMSNLLKEFSNIKSAEECDVLQKKIEEFAEAKIVPLSHVTERS; encoded by the exons ATGGCGGCTACAATGGCAGCTCAGAGTCTATTATCGATTCCAGTGGAATACCGATCTCAGGTATGGTGTCGAGCGAATTTACCATATCCACCAGCACCACAATTACCAATCCCTGCTGTCGTAGATATATTAACAAAAGCGTCCCAGGCTTTACCACAG atttcattttcttggACTCTCATAGATCAACCACCAGATGGTTCCTTGTTTTTAGTTTGGCAAGCACCTACATTACCATCTCCACCAGATGGAATGCATTTTATGAGCAATGAAAGGTTTTTTAATATGGACGTTGCAGGAAAG GTACTAGAAATTCATGAAGCAAAACACGGTTTTTATCCACTATCTGAAACTCGAACTATGCATGTTAGATGCCGATATCGATTATTAGGAGTTGgttttgataatttttggCTTGTACACTATTTTCAAGGTTCAGAAACTGATAGCATTCCTGCGAATATATCAGTTGCCAAACCACCTCATTTACGACGATACCCTTTACCAGACGTTAAAACTTCTCCATTTTTGCTTCAAGAAccaaaaaaacatattccAGAAGGTACAGCTTTATCACAGAGAGAAACCTTGCCAAATATGGGATCTGCTCAGATGAAGTCCCAATCAAGGACTCCATCGTTCTCTAATGTTACTACGTCTCCTGTTCCTCCTATCAATTCTAATGCAACAGCACAGACTGCAGAAGGACACATGGGTGCAACGAATATGACAGTCGATAACATGAACAAGCCATCCATTCCTCCAAATGGCAATACTTCAATTCTAATGCAAGAGGATTTAGAGATTGAAAAGGGTGATGTTATGGATAAACTTTCTCCGCAACAAATTTGTACGGCTCGATTTATCAAACACGCAGAATGGATGAGTCAAGTACTTTTGACACTTCAATCAGTCAAAGACATCGAACCTCCAGCACTATGGCAAGAACCTAATTCAATGGAAGAACTTGGTAAAGAGTTGAAAGATAACAAGGAGCAACTTGTAAAACAAGATCAGAAGTATCAAAGTCTCCAAGGTGATCTTTCCTACACTGATAGCATGTCCAacttattaaaagaattttccAACATCAAGTCGGCAGAAGAATGTGATGtcttacaaaaaaaaattgaggaGTTCGCTGAAGCCAAAATCGTTCCTTTAAGTCACGTTACGGAAAGATCATAG
- the apc2 gene encoding anaphase-promoting complex cullin family subunit Apc2 has product MNDTDLSTFTGRSLLIDQLSSVTQGTPVLDFIDKLRIHFYTTIRQNLLKIDLKNICSLHDLTDQLSDFWLVYEQSVLESPILSPELDRILTCFRCLCRRYLPISVIESVLTEYLDQVLKVWLESKTNPCLDMEKFFQLCEKFKQLGLSSVLKERFVYVLQLHVGSLLTTRYAMSWEQSVYHEALEWIRTEFGVLVEHVFSLSNPAVLVQLDHLVSQILAHLRSDNILDIVLHYPNSLGAIEDLRLVARQKQQRQYLTETFVKDCTSSILTASSDSSYILLFYVSTIRCFVALDPPGVLLDKAAKPIRSFLNEREDAYKCLVSLLFVDGEKGLRSELSQIPTENIDSTTDRFDNYHWMPDPIDAAPDFKKPTDRDVVGSLISIFKSKEPLVKELQLLLADRLLQLTDYHYEVEAKNIEFLKYRFGETVLQMCSVMLNDIENSRFIDQSIHMENYVSKGLHVTILSRLFWPTLSVRYFHLPGPLKKELDAYAEEYRERKRKRELVFLPNLGSVELEIELEDRTLTLTVTPEQAAFISLFEETSTLHIEKAAELLDQPKEIVERHLKFWLHHRVLTDIGDDRYRVRETEAETATETVLDEIQGVSAVQSEAESSAAEMRVYWSFVVGMLTNLGALELERIHNMLTMFIPPPNGYTRTQSELREFLALMIKEEKLEFTGGAYKLK; this is encoded by the exons ATGAATGATACTGATCTGTCCACCTTTACTGGCCGTTCGTTGTTGATCGATCAATTGAGCTCAGTCACACAGGGAACACCAGTATTGGATTTTATTGACAAGTTGAGAATTCATTTCTATACCACTATTCGCCAAAATCTCTTAAagattgatttaaaaaacatatgCAGTCTACACGACTTAACGGACCAACTAAGTGACTTTTGGCTTGTTTACGAACAGAGTGTCTTAGAAAGTCCTATTTTAAGTCCTGAACTCGACCGAATCCTTACATGCTTCCGTTGCCTTTGTAGAAGGTACTTGCCCATTTCGGTGATTGAAAGCGTTCTAACAGAATATCTGGATCaagttttaaaagtatGGTTAGAGAGTAAAACGAATCCTTGTTTGGATATGgagaaattttttcaattgtgtgaaaaatttaagcaGCTGGGGCTGTCTTCTGTGTTAAAAGAAAGGTTTGTATATGTATTGCAGTTGCATGTCGGCTCTCTTTTAACAACACGGTATGCGATGTCTTGGGAGCAGAGTGTTTACCATGAAGCATTGGAGTGGATTCGCACCGAATTTGGGGTTCTTGTTGAACATGTATTTTCATTGTCGAATCCAGCGGTTTTGGTTCAGTTAGACCATCTTGTTTCTCAAATACTTGCTCATTTGCGATCAGACAACATTCTTGATATTGTTCTTCATTACCCCAATTCACTAGGCGCAATTGAAGACTTGCGTTTAGTTGCCCGTCAAAAACAGCAACGTCAATATTTAACCGAAACTTTTGTGAAAGATTGTACAAGTAGTATTTTGACCGCTAGCAGTGATAGCTCCTATATTCTTTTGTTCTATGTCTCTACCATTCGTTGTTTTGTTGCATTAGACCCCCCTGGTGTTCTTTTAGACAAAGCTGCCAAACCCATTCGTTCTTTTCTAAATGAACGAGAAGATGCATATAAATGCTTGGTTTCCTTATTGTTTGTTGACGGTGAAAAAGGCCTACGCTCTGAGCTTTCTCAAATTCCCACTGAAAACATCGACTCAACAACGGATCGATTTGATAATTACCACTGGATGCCGGATCCGATTGATGCGGCTCCtgactttaaaaaaccaacCGATAGAGACGTTGTTGGAAGTCtcatttccatttttaaaagcaagGAGCCCTTAGTGAAGGAATTACAATTGTTACTAGCTGATCGACTTTTACAACTTACAGATTATCATTATGAAGTTGAG GCAAAAAATATAGAGTTTTTAAAGTATCGATTTGGAGAGACTGTTCTGCAAATGTGTAGTGTTATGCTGAACGATATTGAGAATTCAAGATTTATTGATCAGAGCATCCACATGGAGAACTATGTTTCGAAAGGTTTGCACGTAACTATTTTATCAAGATTATTTTGGCCTACTTTGTCTGTTcgatattttcatttacctGGCCCTCTGAAAAAAGAACTCGATGCATATGCTGAAGAATAcagagaaagaaagagaaaaagggagcttgtttttttaccCAACTTAGGATCGGTAGAGTTGGAAATTGAGCTTGAGGATAGAACACTCACGTTGACAGTTACACCGGAGCAAGCTGCCTTTATATCACTTTTTGAAGAGACTTCTACATTACATATTGAGAAAGCTGCTGAACTTTTAGATCAGCCGAAAGAAATAGTTGAGCgacatttgaaattttggcTTCATCATCGAGTGCTTACCGACATCGGCGACGACCGATATCGTGTTCGTGAAACTGAAGCCGAAACCGCGACAGAAACTGTACTTGATGAAATCCAAGGGGTATCAGCTGTTCAAAGTGAAGCCGAAAGCAGTGCCGCTGAGATGCGTGTTTACTG gtcTTTTGTTGTAGGAATGTTGACGAACCTTGGAGCTCTTGAGCTTGAACGAATTCACAACATGCTCACGATGTTTATCCCACCGCCAAACGGCTATACTCGTACCCAGAGCGAGCTAAGAGAATTTCTAGCATTAATGATCAAAGAGGAAAAGTTGGAGTTTACTGGAGGAGCTTATAAGCTCAAATAA
- the mtm1 gene encoding Mn(2+) ion transporter translates to MQIGAATEGVEADLSVNAEPDVKPIAKMLSACVGSVITTLTVTPLDVVKTRLQSESISQYSSTQPISSAKILGKGRPAPKPLGGPVSGLYQIARHEGVRSLWRGLVPSLTMLLPANTVQFLGYEQLLPLYSDWGFPAAAAIAGASARTISATIVSPIELFRTRVQAVGGHYPPGHAREIANEVFDGLKLMIHQKGILNLWSGVSVTLWRDVPFSAFYWWSYERIRLFLLGHPSLQAFSSSQSTKDLYINFVSGGISGTLATLLTQPFDVSKTAKQVHGHTLTRGQFMLTLWKRGGPKALWKGTLPRCVKVAPSCAIMISSYHLTKKYFSESVDAY, encoded by the coding sequence ATGCAGATAGGAGCTGCGACAGAAGGCGTAGAAGCTGACTTGTCGGTGAATGCTGAGCCCGATGTGAAGCCTATAGCGAAAATGCTGTCAGCTTGTGTAGGAAGTGTAATTACAACGCTGACTGTAACGCCTTTAGATGTTGTGAAAACCCGCTTGCAGAGTGAATCTATTTCTCAATATTCTTCTACGCAACCCATTTCTTCAGCAAAGATATTGGGGAAGGGAAGGCCAGCTCCAAAGCCTTTAGGAGGCCCGGTATCCGGACTTTATCAGATCGCTCGGCATGAAGGTGTTAGAAGCTTGTGGCGTGGATTAGTTCCTTCATTGACAATGCTCTTGCCAGCAAACACTGTACAGTTTCTTGGGTATGAGCAATTACTTCCCTTATACAGTGATTGGGGCTTTCCTGCTGCTGCTGCAATCGCAGGAGCATCTGCGCGCACAATATCTGCTACTATTGTGTCTCCTATAGAATTATTCAGGACTCGAGTGCAAGCAGTAGGCGGCCATTATCCGCCCGGCCATGCGCGCGAGATTGCTAATGAGGTCTTTGATGGattgaaattaatgattCATCAAAAAGGTATACTGAATTTATGGAGCGGTGTCAGCGTAACGTTGTGGAGAGATGTACCATTCAGTGCATTTTACTGGTGGTCGTATGAGAGAATTCGACTCTTCCTGCTTGGGCATCCATCACTTCAAGCATTTTCCAGCTCTCAATCTACAAAGGACCTCTATATCAATTTTGTGAGCGGAGGAATTAGTGGGACTCTAGCAACCCTATTAACTCAACCTTTCGATGTATCAAAAACTGCTAAGCAGGTGCATGGACATACGTTAACCAGAGGTCAGTTTATGTTAACCTTATGGAAGCGAGGTGGTCCCAAGGCCTTGTGGAAAGGCACGTTGCCTAGATGTGTTAAAGTTGCACCGTCCTGTGCAATCATGATTTCAAGTTATCATTTAACTAAAAAGTACTTTTCTGAGTCTGTTGATGCTTATTAA
- the sdh7 gene encoding ACN9 family protein has product MNNITKLMKQKNILTPPLPLYRRVLRAHRYHLGAEERALGDEYVKAEFRRHRNVTNPLHLVGFLSSWERYADALENESWKQEKYSNTDLLESLNDQQIGQLYELSKALQEQKKSE; this is encoded by the exons ATGAATAACATAACgaaattaatgaaacaaaagaatattttgaCACCTCCTTTGCCTCTGTACCGAAGGGTGTTGAGAGCGCATCGCTATCACCTAGGAGCAGAAGAACGAGCTTTAGGAGATGAATATGTAAAGGCGGAATTTCGAAGACATCGGAACGTAACAAATCCTTTGCATTTAGTAGGATTTTTAAGCTCGTGGGAGAGGTATGCGGATGCACTAGAAAACGAGAGCTGGAAACAGGAAAAATACAGTAATACGGATCTACTAGAATCTTTAAATGACCAGCAAATCGGACAG TTGTACGAGCTCTCAAAAGCTCTTCAGGAACAGAAAAAGTCTGAGTAG